The following are from one region of the Methyloversatilis discipulorum genome:
- a CDS encoding TonB-dependent receptor domain-containing protein, with product MKHRIPLRPQLLLALMWPLACTAQDDALSEEDVVTLPEVEVRDSREDIRPPAVELSPDRPVTTIGPEAIERRQAGTIFDLLKDVPGVAVDGGPRASGMKFNLRGFSDNEDVLFKIDGAVKGFEKYRFGSGVFIEPELLKAIEIERGPSLKSGSGALGGTISATTKSAADYLRPGERFGGQIKYGYNANSNERLRMVTVYGRPNGYLDLVASIARRDSDDIRLPDRSRLDLTAVHSESRFAKATFYASDDLTLELSQTHYTGGPERAPYDATAGSAGQFGVVERSIEDITTNLRMNYTPADSWIALRGTLAYETTDLDDVHRITQSRICVSPSTAFPAAFRIDRCDDAWRYAIWTAEVFNDTRYAIGELQGVLSVGYQGIRNSRDISRVTSRALTNQQVYPNGFNEAQPPGDKVSDAIIVENAFTLGAFTFTPGARLDRYHVSAQGQTRTNMIAAGQSPDIRFVKLSPAAALTWRIPRSDWSATVRYHEAFRPPLVDEYFARGSFASRCAKSAGWALPGNPVLYPEPLYDPSGYGQTYDPALDLAPDNEICGALYRPQESSNHELTLAWMPQPSSPRDGRWQARVTYYDIHTRHLLTSLSNIGGEVGQPGKERRKGTELEISYDGLHAFSSLSWSQIDGRITNAVAGTDYALYGVPGDTLSVSAGVRGFDGRVEAGVRIRDIADRRAAASTVETVCSRPGTLVVPGVGTIGTQYGVRLYDLFASWQMTRDTQLRFNLDNLTNETYCLQDGFAGAVGIQAPGRTAKLSVTMRF from the coding sequence TTGAAACACCGAATTCCCCTGCGTCCGCAGCTGCTGCTGGCGCTGATGTGGCCGCTCGCGTGCACGGCGCAGGACGATGCGCTGTCCGAGGAGGACGTCGTTACGCTGCCGGAAGTCGAGGTGCGCGACTCACGCGAGGACATCCGTCCGCCCGCCGTCGAACTGAGCCCCGATCGGCCGGTCACGACGATAGGCCCGGAAGCGATCGAACGCCGCCAGGCCGGCACGATATTCGACCTGCTGAAGGACGTACCGGGTGTCGCCGTTGACGGCGGTCCGCGCGCGAGCGGCATGAAATTCAATCTGCGCGGCTTCTCCGACAACGAGGACGTGCTGTTCAAGATCGACGGCGCGGTGAAAGGCTTCGAGAAGTACCGCTTCGGCAGCGGCGTATTCATCGAACCCGAACTGCTGAAGGCCATCGAGATCGAGCGCGGGCCGTCGCTGAAATCCGGCTCCGGTGCGCTCGGCGGCACCATCTCGGCCACCACCAAATCCGCCGCCGACTACCTGCGGCCAGGAGAGCGCTTCGGCGGCCAGATCAAGTACGGCTACAACGCGAACAGCAACGAGCGGCTGCGCATGGTGACGGTATATGGTCGGCCGAACGGCTATCTCGATCTGGTCGCCTCGATCGCCCGGCGCGACTCCGACGATATCCGCCTGCCCGACCGCAGCCGGCTCGACCTGACCGCGGTCCACTCGGAAAGCCGTTTCGCCAAGGCCACCTTCTATGCCAGCGACGACCTGACGCTGGAATTGAGTCAGACCCACTACACCGGCGGCCCCGAGCGCGCACCCTATGACGCGACTGCCGGCAGCGCGGGCCAGTTCGGCGTGGTCGAACGCAGCATCGAGGACATCACCACCAATCTGCGCATGAACTACACGCCGGCCGATTCATGGATCGCGCTGCGCGGCACCCTCGCCTATGAAACGACCGACCTGGATGACGTGCATCGCATCACCCAGAGCCGCATCTGCGTATCGCCATCGACCGCCTTTCCGGCGGCTTTCCGCATCGACCGCTGCGATGACGCCTGGCGCTATGCGATCTGGACCGCCGAAGTGTTCAATGACACGCGTTACGCCATCGGCGAACTGCAGGGCGTGCTCAGCGTTGGCTACCAGGGCATACGCAACAGCCGCGACATTTCGCGCGTCACCTCGCGTGCGCTGACCAACCAGCAGGTGTATCCCAACGGCTTCAACGAGGCACAACCACCAGGCGACAAGGTGTCGGACGCCATCATCGTCGAGAACGCCTTCACGCTCGGCGCCTTCACCTTCACGCCGGGCGCGCGGCTGGACCGCTACCACGTCAGCGCCCAGGGTCAGACACGCACCAACATGATCGCCGCCGGACAGTCGCCCGACATCCGCTTCGTCAAGCTGTCGCCGGCGGCGGCGCTCACCTGGCGCATCCCGCGCAGCGACTGGTCGGCGACCGTGCGCTATCACGAAGCGTTCCGCCCGCCGCTGGTCGATGAGTACTTCGCCCGCGGCAGTTTCGCCAGTCGCTGTGCGAAAAGCGCTGGTTGGGCCTTGCCCGGCAATCCAGTGCTCTACCCGGAACCGCTGTACGATCCCTCAGGCTACGGTCAGACCTACGATCCTGCACTCGACCTCGCCCCCGACAACGAGATCTGCGGCGCGCTGTACCGGCCGCAGGAATCGTCGAACCACGAGCTGACGCTGGCCTGGATGCCGCAACCCTCCTCGCCGCGCGACGGGCGCTGGCAGGCGCGGGTCACCTACTACGACATTCACACGCGCCACCTGCTGACGTCCCTGAGTAACATCGGTGGCGAAGTCGGTCAGCCGGGCAAGGAGCGGCGCAAGGGCACCGAACTCGAGATCAGTTACGACGGACTGCATGCGTTCTCGTCGCTGTCCTGGTCACAGATCGACGGCCGCATCACCAACGCGGTCGCCGGCACCGACTACGCACTCTATGGCGTGCCCGGCGACACGCTGAGCGTCAGTGCCGGCGTGCGCGGTTTCGACGGACGGGTCGAAGCCGGCGTGCGGATACGCGACATCGCTGACCGCCGGGCGGCTGCCAGCACGGTTGAGACCGTGTGCTCGCGTCCCGGCACGCTGGTCGTACCGGGCGTCGGCACGATAGGCACGCAATACGGCGTGCGCCTGTACGACCTGTTCGCCAGCTGGCAGATGACGCGTGACACACAACTGCGCTTCAATCTCGACAACCTGACCAACGAAACCTACTGCCTGCAGGATGGCTTCGCCGGTGCGGTCGGCATACAGGCGCCGGGGCGGACGGCGAAGCTGTCGGTGACGATGAGGTTCTGA
- a CDS encoding PEP-CTERM sorting domain-containing protein — protein sequence MIHHRLRPFATPLLAAACFALAGSAYASTTHSAFDDIEDSVATDGFNNLTAARITATQLAAGIASNSETEGGAILRRTSGGAYPASSGLYQFAGNGSTFEMVVGDAVDGLTSIVFQTYINVSTGSNGIYGVLAANNLPRLSFNGGEQFLLSSSQASENLGYTDFFTGEFVASDPNNPNHLTFTWNLASLGVTVPVDSFRITFATDNHAQSLAFQVDQLVAAPVPEPQTAALLLGGMAVITLVARRRTRQH from the coding sequence ATGATCCATCATCGCCTGCGTCCGTTCGCGACGCCGCTGCTCGCGGCCGCCTGCTTCGCACTCGCCGGTTCCGCCTACGCCAGCACGACCCACAGCGCCTTCGACGACATCGAGGATTCGGTCGCTACCGACGGCTTCAATAACCTGACCGCAGCCCGCATCACCGCCACGCAGCTGGCCGCCGGCATCGCGTCGAACAGCGAGACAGAAGGCGGCGCCATCCTCCGGCGCACCTCCGGCGGCGCCTATCCGGCCTCCTCCGGCCTGTACCAGTTCGCCGGCAACGGCTCGACCTTCGAAATGGTGGTCGGCGATGCGGTCGACGGCCTGACCAGCATCGTGTTCCAGACCTATATCAACGTGAGCACTGGCAGCAACGGCATCTACGGCGTGCTGGCGGCGAACAACCTGCCGCGCCTCAGCTTCAACGGCGGCGAGCAGTTCCTGCTCTCCAGCTCGCAGGCGAGCGAGAACCTGGGCTACACCGACTTCTTCACCGGTGAATTCGTCGCCTCCGACCCGAACAATCCGAACCACCTCACCTTCACCTGGAACCTGGCCAGCCTCGGCGTCACCGTGCCGGTAGACAGCTTCCGCATCACCTTCGCCACCGACAACCACGCGCAGTCGCTCGCCTTCCAGGTAGACCAGCTGGTGGCCGCACCGGTGCCGGAACCGCAGACCGCCGCATTGCTGCTCGGCGGCATGGCGGTGATCACGCTGGTCGCCCGCCGGCGTACGCGTCAGCACTGA